The window GGCGAGGCCGTGGCAGAAGGGCTGGGCCCCGCGGGGACGCTGGCCAGAGACAGGGGGCAGAAGGCTTGATGGCACCGGACGTGCACATCCAACTGGACCACCATGGAGAGCCAGGCCACCAGGGGGAACCGGAAATCACGGAGACCGCAGCCTTCTCCCTTTCTGAAACAGGTCCTCCGCCTGGAACTGTGCAGGAAGGCCCTGGCCCCGACGTGGCGCAACCTGAGCTGGGGTTTCAGGAGCCGCCCGCTGCTCCTGGGCCTCAGGCTGTTGACTGGCAACCCGTCTTGACCCTCTATCCCTGCATCGGGTTTAGGGCTCTGGGTGACTCAGCGGTTTTACAAGTCATTCAAACCCCCCAGGGCACCTACGTGCAAGGGGTCCCAGTGTTCCTCACCGACATTGCGTATTGACCACTATCTGCCACCCACGTTgttcccagcctcccttccttccacctgGACGTTCCCCCCAGCCCCACTTCTGCTCCACTCCTCCCCCGACTGGACCTGAAGCCTGAGCTTCCCCTGAACTTGGAGTACGCAACTTACAACATGCAAGCTGCCAAACACCCTTTCTGTACAAGGCGATTGGAATGGAACTGTCATGTACAGTGAAAGTACACGTCACGTTTTTCAGCCAAGAAGAAGCCAACCCAGACAACCTGGAAGAAGTGGGATGCAACAAGGATCACTAAGCATGGAAATTAGGAAACTGTATTCTTAAGTCCAGAGAAGTACGATTCTGGAAAAAGGATTGATGACCTAGAATTAAAATTCCAGAAGACACTCATATAGACATGTGGGACATGCGAAAACTCAGAAGGAGCTAGAAGTTACTAAAGTGCTTCTCTAGTGCCTGGAGACGATAGACTGGCTGAATATAAGAGCAATAAAAATCTAGACTGACACATTTTTAAGTCTCAACGTGGGTACCCTTTGGGAACCACTAAATGAATTGGAATAGAAGGTAAAATTTCAAACAGATTGAGGAAAAAGGGGATCAAAGGACATGTGACGAATCAGACAAAaggtgttggggtgggggggggggcggttAACGGAAGCAAGGAGAGTGCATGACTCACTGGAACCGCTAAACCAGGAATCAGTAATTTGACGGCAGTGTCCTTGGCTTCCTCCTGGCTTTAATGGGAATATTTTGAATGTTTCACCATTAACCAAGATGTTGGCTGTAGGTGTCTCTTAGATGTTTAAGTTGAGTTAGTTCCCATCTTTTCAGAGTTTGATAAATGTTGTATTATgaacttttgtattttgtattttattaggtAGGCTGTTGTTGGCTGGTTTTCACTCCTTTGTAAACGtccaaataaaatacagataactTTTTACATCAAAGATTTTTCTCTTGTGTACTCAATCCTTCTAAATAAACCTTTCTCTTCAGACTTATTTTATAGAACAGTTCTTTCACTAAACTTTCACAAATCGCAAATACAAAATGTGTTTACTAAAAGCAGAAAGGAAGGTAGAAAAATGGCTCCAGTCTCTGTTCTCCATTCATATCGCATCTTTCCCCATAGTCACACAAGTCTACACCAACAAACGTGTACATTGAGAGCATCGTTTGTGGCTCGCTTT of the Homo sapiens chromosome 13, GRCh38.p14 Primary Assembly genome contains:
- the PRR20E gene encoding proline-rich protein 20E, producing the protein MEEPRPSKRLRSMAPNQASGGPPPEPGCCVADPEGSVEADGPAQPAQPAKPIAYVKPFRRQPPARPESPPPAERGRRRGGSRRPGRGRGRRAGPRGDAGQRQGAEGLMAPDVHIQLDHHGEPGHQGEPEITETAAFSLSETGPPPGTVQEGPGPDVAQPELGFQEPPAAPGPQAVDWQPVLTLYPCIGFRALGDSAVLQVIQTPQGTYVQGVPVFLTDIAY